Proteins from one Sarcophilus harrisii chromosome 2, mSarHar1.11, whole genome shotgun sequence genomic window:
- the CTXN2 gene encoding cortexin-2, whose amino-acid sequence MMSSIHHSNGPASMSVNKVSAFSLTLEQKTGFAFVGILCIFLGLLIIRCFKILLDPYSSMPSSTWEDEVEEFDKGTFEYALA is encoded by the coding sequence ATGATGAGTAGTATCCACCATAGCAACGGACCAGCCAGCATGAGTGTCAACAAAGTTTCAGCTTTCTCATTGACATTGGAACAAAAAACAGGCTTTGCATTTGTGGGGATTCTGTGCATTTTTTTGGGCCTTCTTATTATCAGATGCTTTAAAATTCTGCTGGACCCCTATAGTAGTATGCCTTCTTCCACTTGGGAAGATGAAGTGGAAGAGTTTGATAAAGGAACCTTTGAATATGCACTTGCATGA